In the Glycine max cultivar Williams 82 chromosome 6, Glycine_max_v4.0, whole genome shotgun sequence genome, TATCTATGGTCCAAGAAACATAACCAAAGAGATGATAAGAATTCTAAGATGAAAACCATTGccaaaatatttgttttcactTTCACAAACGTGCgtcttgaaaggaaaaaaacaacTCACATCTTTCCGTGTACAGAAGACACGATATGGGAGGAAAACGTTTTTGTTATTGCCTTCGGGTTCTTTAGATACCAGTGAAGTATCATCACCAAGGAGAGCACTTATCCCTGCCAACGCAACCAATGAAATGAGAAATCATCAAGTATCATCACTCAAGGAGAGCACTTATCCCTGCCAACGCAACCAATGAAATGAGAAATCATCAAGTATCATCACTCAAGGagagcactttttttttttttcctttttcttgtcaAAATCGCCTAAACAATACAGCAATGATACATGGACAACATCTCTCATTTTTCTCCATCTCTATTTTCTTGTCACATCATATCACACCTATCACATTATCTCTCCTCCCTCTTCTGTTTCTTTCTCTCGTGGTGTAAACTAGCATTTAGTGTccataaaacattatttaaaaaggTATAGAGGGGGAAAAAGCATACACAAATGTTGTGAGGAGGCATGATATTTGATGCTATCATTAATGCCAATTTCATATGGCATAAAGAGTGTATGACTTTATGTATAAGGTATGGTACTTACTTGGGGTAAAAAGAGAAGGTGATGGAGATAGAATAGGTGCAAGAAGCTTGACATGGATGAGAATTACAGTTGCACTTTTTGTGAGGAGATTGTCAACTGCCCATTTTAGTGCATTTTGACTccctttttctttatcaattgcCACTGCGACTAATCCATTCACACCATCCTTCTTCTCTGAGTGATGCTTTGGCAACCACATTACTCTCTTTGCCTTTTTGTTCCAATGCAATCTTATGAACAAAAACCAAACTAAAGGGACCCCGAAGACCAAAAAGTCTTATCTTCTCTTCCTTTGAAAGAAACCATCAaaagttccttttttttttgcctttttatgTTTCCCAATCTGTTGTTGGTTAAGTGGCGCCCTCAAGTTGCTTTGATGAATCAAAGACCTTCgttaagaaaaatataggaTATACTTTTGAATGTTCTTTGTCCCTCCCTCAACATAAGACTTGATACATGTCTTTAATTTGTATACTTTGTTAGCTTGTTGTTCCTGTTTCTTTTGATGTTCAAAACCTCAaacgagaagaaaaaaaaaatagtaaacaacCAACCATCTCCTGTATGTAAGTAGCAGCCaattttggatttatttttaactattttaagcTTCTTTTTTTCCCGAATGTAACAACCTCACAGATTGTTCTATTCTATAATCTTGTTTACTTCCATGAGAGAATAACCAAAATTTGCTCGCCATCTTTGACTTCGTCCTTCTTGAAAATGAAATCTATCAACTAAATGATATGTAGTCAGCCACAAACCATAGCtcgttgtttttttattttttatagtaatcaactcattttatttcattcaataaTTGGTTTACAATTCAGGATGGAGTATGATAGAAATTTTGAACACCGGCATATAAATTAGAAGCCCTATCTTGCTCATTCCTGCAcccatttattaataatttttaatcataaattaaattgtatGAATAATATGTAATCCCACGTGTCAATGGCACTATATTTATTCCTCTATTGCTGCTAACATAAAAAAAGGGGATTAAATTAAAtggttataaaaaatgtaacttctgacatccaaatttcatgacaagTATTTTACACACAATGCTTTGGAGTCggttgaatttatttatttatttgatgccAAGTTCGAATTCATGCTTTAATTCAATAATTTCTAAAAGTTAGgcattcataaatttatttaattttggtttaCTCTATTTCAGTATTTTTCTGGGTTATTCCAATGCTCTTACTCTTATTTTGGTTCACTCTATTTCTGCGctgaaaattctttttcaagCTTCCTAACGGTTGTTTTGAACAATGTGTATTCTTTTTTACCGTCGGATAATGCAAAAAGCTATTAATAGTTCACATAATTTTGCTACAAAATAGTGTTACAAGACGAGGAGAAATAGcataacttgaaaaaaaaaacagcgaATGCTATATGAAACATATGGAACATTGCATATAAATTACAAATGAAACGCACAATATATAGTGACTTGCACGAAGAAATGTATGAAAATAGCAAGTCATTTACCTAACAGAAATTCCACTCATTTGTTTATTCCACCATTAAATTTACCCTTTTGAATGTATAAAGTCGTATCAAAATTATCATACAGAAACATCCTCCCAAATAAAAAccataaatacttttaaatagtGTATGACTAAACTTTCTTAAACTGAGTAATTCTATTCAGACCTTTCCCTTAACAATTCTCACCTGATTTAAATCACTCTTAATTTCAAATGGCAGGTATGGCAACATACTGATAGGATAGAAAGATATATATAGTGTTTAAAGTTTCTTAGGTATTACAACTTTATTTCCATCACCACAAAAATAGCTAGTTGATGTAATTGGTAGCAAACTTGTGTGTTTCTGTTCTCTATCAACTTTAGTCCTTGTTGACCTTTTCTAGACAACTTGGGTGAAGGTCATAGTCACAGACATCACAAGAGAATGTCCAAAACTTGCCTTGCTTTTTACATGAATCACATACATATGCTTTGGCCATATCCAATTTCAGTACATGTTCATGCTTCACATCCTCAACCTGCTGAGGCAAAGCCTCTCCTTCCTTTCTAAGAGCTGCTTCGAGGTCTCTTATCCGTGATTCGGTGAACGGGAAAGCTTCTGCACCGTATGAGGAGACCATTAACTTCCCATTCACACTAATGACTTTGCCATCTGGTCCAATGAGAACCAAAGCAGGAATGCCCTTTACATCAAAGATTCTTCGAAGGTCATGCCTTGTCCTGTCCTCGTATGGGACAGCAAGCCAGGGCATACTACTTTTGTTGACATTGAATTCCTCAAGGTCTCTATCTGTTGAGATTAAAACAATCTCAAAGCAGTCGCCTTTTTCCACCTTGAGATTGTTGTATGCATCGGTAAGTTGGACAGTGAAGGCGCAGCAAGGAGGAGACCAATAGGCCCCAAAATAAAGGCCTATGGTTTTACCAGCTAGTTCAGATATGGGCACCTGCAACAATGAGACATGTCAATGTCATATGTGTGTAACCACTACATAGTGAACAACAACTATAAGCAGGGAATTAGGCTACCTTTCTATCATCTCCTGAGATGAGAAAGTGGCACCCTTTGTGTCCCAATAATTCTTCCAAGTTTGCTTCCTCACGCTTCCTTATATCTATGGCTTTCAATTCCTCATGCCTCTTCCTTGTGAAAGGAAATGCATCAGCACCATAATCCTCAATGCATCCAATCAAGTCTTCTTCAATGGTTATGCCATCTGAACATAATGGAACGAATGATGGGATTCGATCAATTCGGTATCTGTCAATCAGTCTTCTGTGCAAACTTACATCAAATGGGACGGCTAGCCATGGCAtgttcttgaagtgttctttaAATCCATCCTCATCACGGTcaaaggagatgaagatgatcTCTAGATTTATTCCCCTCTTTCTCAGTGTTTCATAAAGTTCAACAAGACGGGGAATGAAAGCTCTGCAAGGTCTACACCAGTTTGCAGTGAAAAATAGGCATATAATTTTCCCATTGCATTCTGATACGGGTACCTAATCTCATGATTCATAGATGGCAAGCATTAGCTACAGTAACCAAGATCACAAATATGCAAATGATGAGATTTGTTTTTCAATGTTGgattttactcttttatttacttggggagagaaaaaaagagagaacctTTCGAAGATGATTTAGAAGTTAAACTACTTAAGCTGTCAGTTGATCTCAACTTTAATCTCTTAACTAGCTTATTGTCTaatcaacacacacacacaaataacAGAAGGAGGGTTCTGAAGAAACTAAGCTACCTTTCCTTCACAAGATAAAAGGAATTCAACACCTTCAGCTGCAAATATCTTCAGAATATCATGGTTGTCAGTATATGTGGCTTCAAAATTTAACCCTGCCATCAGAGCTTGATAAAAACAGATGTTCTCTCCTTTTATAAGCTTTCTTGAAACCTAATTGatcaagagaaaaatatgaGTTTTGATAGTAAAATCCAACATGGACAATAACACGGTAGTATCAGTAGGACCTTGAATTTTAACTCTCACTGTAGTTAATACTTTTGCAAATTGCAAGGGCAGAAAGACCTTGAGACAAAAGCAGTTCAGATTCTGTACAAGGGCATCTTTGGCTCTTTATTAAATTTCACAATTTGTCTGAAGCTGTCCTTCAATTAAGATTGGAAGGAAGCAGAGTGGAAAAATCTTATACGATAGCTATGTGAACCAAACTTGGAGGACAGAAATTTCTGAAGTGGGAAGCAAGCAAGACTTAACAAAGAGAACAAAATTTGATGATCTGTATGAAAATATGAATATGGGGGAATATTCCCTAGGAGGGTGCTTCAGTTCAGTCTTTAAAACCAGACAAAGGCTTGCGTACACGCCTTCCAAATGGAACAGCATCACACTCTCTAAACCACATGCAAATGGTTCTGATGATCAGTGATTCTAATATAACTCAATTGGAAAATGCTTCATACATAGATAGAAAGAGTCACATCTCCTCATATCTTACATGCCAGAATTAGAATACATACATGTGTGTAAAAGTTTAGGTGGGTCCAACTGTAATTAGTAGTGTTTTTGGATTGGCGGTGAGAACCCAAAAACCAAACCACGGTGTCGCACCGTGATTTTCCACCACACCAAGAAGCATTTCTGAACTCCTAAGTTACTAATCCTTGCATTCAAGTGGATTTTAATGGATCCAAAAGGAGGAGAAGAAGATTAAAACCACTCTTATCTATTATTCTTTAgagaatattttgattttttgcaTCAAAACCAATCATTAGGCATGAATTCATTAATAACATAAGCGTCATGCATCAAAGCATCACTTTTAAGAGGGCAAAAGAATAAAACTGTTGCAAAAGCAATCCAAGGTAGACACAAGTGATAAGTGATAAGTGCACATAAACAAGTGACTGGTTgataaagtttcaatttttaaagtaaaaaaaaattaccttgcAGCTGCAGCTGAAGAAGAATACCAGCGGATAAAGAtagagagagaaggaagaaattgAGTCTCCAAGACAAAAggagatgatgaagaagagcGTTGGACACTCAAGAGCTTTAAATATCAAGTTGATATGGCGTGATCAAGGCTCCGAAAATTTTCAATACACACATAAAAAGTGaatattttagaatataaaaaaagaaaaacacatcataattttactttcaggtttataaatatgttctttttttatatgccATTCAGCTGAATCATTACAACCtgaaattaatgttaattttcgcAAAACACCCATCTGCAGACAGAACAAAATATACTGATATTATGGTTACAAACTTACAATAattactttcttttattttcatttctttttagtcttttaaaagattaaacaatacggatattttatttatttgtcttcAGTTATGTCGTTTTATGTATTGGAGATGGTGCATATGCTCTGCTTGTAAAACGGATGTGCTGACAAAACTGAGGATTATCGGGTGCGGCTGCAGATACGTGTATCCAACTTTTTTCTTCTATGAACTAAATACAAGTCTCatttaactaaataaataaatttttctatcttctttataaataataatgtgcTTACTGTTATTCTATCATTGAAGATTTTCTTTTCTGGTCACAATCACAGGTGATCAAACCAGTCCAACACGGTGAAATGGAAGATAGATCCGTCACTTGGTTGTTACCAACCTTTTTTAAATCTGAGATGCTGGAAAAACGAATGGTCCAACCTGAGAAGTGTGAATACACTGTTTTGAAGGATTTATTCACATAATACAATAAAAAGTTTCTGAAACAAAACCAAGGCAACACAACTAACAAGCCAATTTATGTTATTGTCAACTTATTAACTTAGTGTAAGTTTGTTTCaccaattatttgtttattctaATATTAAGTAAGTACTTCTTAACAAAGGTGAGCATAAATTTTCCGAATAAAAACATTATccgtggaaaaaaaaattgtcccctaattttctgttaaaaaaGCTTGTTAACTTAATGCTCACGTAAATAAAACGGTGGTTTAATAGCATTATAAAAAACGATCATTAAAAAAACTGTTTATTATAACTCACTTTAAAGTTTGAAAGTCAaattaatccaaaaaaaaaattctttgaaagCCTGTTATCACACGCACAAGAAGGGTGAGGGACAAATCCACAGATTTGTACTGCATCTGTACCCACGAGGTCCAATCTTATGTGCATAAGTTCATACCTCTTATAAACTACTTTGAAAGCCTTTAAaacaagttaaataaataatcaaacaaagttcaacaagaTAATGTTGAACATATTGCCTTTTGAAATATCCCTAAATATCACATCAGCTTTCGGTGATAGCcttgataaaagaaataaataaaattgtgtggtgtgtttcgttcaataattaatatacatataaaatgatCAATAGATAAATTAAATCATGACACAATTCATCATTTAATAACTACCTAATTTTTCGTTACAAACTCCACATCACATCAACTGATCAACACATGATAATATGCTCTTTTCTGAATttgtcaaaaataataataaaaatatgaaatatcagCCAACCTTAACTCACAAATCACAATAAAGTTATGATTTACTTAGTTTAAAATATGGCttgaaaaaattaagttatttcgACTCGTGTGTTCAGTGGATTTGACCAGAATGACAGGTGGTTTGTCTTATtggatataaaaattataaattgttatataaattGATAACTTACGagttaaaatagaatttaaatttgatgattATTAAGTtatactaacatttttttttacttttgtaacCTAAGTCTAATGTTCAcgctgaaaataaaattataccaaTTCATGTAAAAATCAAGGGGCTTTGTGGTGAAAGGGAACACCCCCCCCTCCccctttattaattataatataattaattactaataaaaagtttattttagttGTATATGAAAGAGGTGGAAAGCATGTaaggaaattaagaaaattatttcttaGACTGTTAGGGGCATATAAAGAATGGCTTagtctcttaattattttgaaaattataaatacacatatatctagtttaaatatatatttatgaatttcATTTACATGTTTAACTAGACATTTatagatattatttatttttatttatagatatatatttatttttattaactttattttttatatttttaatagaaaataacgTTTGATTAATAGAAACTTATACGAGATACCCCGACCACGAATAATCTGATTGGATCTCTGATGTAAAATCAGTAAACCAACCATGttattaacttatattttttatatttactttattttttgtttataaaatattaaaaaattattcaaaaggatagtatttaataaagttaaaatattacTCGGAATAACATAAGTTCGAGAAatgatgagataaaaaaaaaaaagtagcattGTCTACAATGAGATGACCGATGAGATAGGTCAGATGAGATAAGGCCTTAAAAAGGTAAGGAAAAGGATATTAAATTGGATGATATAAACTGCAGGTGAAATTGAAATTGctgacaaataataataaaatcgagagagagagagagagagagaaatagcATAAATCGGACGGTACAAACCAGGAGATGACTCAATGCTTATCCACTACTTGCAGGTCTAGAAAATGATACAATATGACAATGACCCATGGGTTAATAATTTATCAGTTTTTCTTTCGGGAGGCCCTCGAAAACATGTCTTTGATGTTGTGTGATTCTGTCTCCAATTTTACCTTCTTTGCTTGTCTACCTTTCTTTGCAGTTGTAGCCTTCTTATCATTACTCTGTTCCTGATCAATTTAGtagtaaacaaataaatacaaaacaaaatagcAAATCCAAAGATTCATTCTTCTCCTGTCCCAGCAAATACCTGTAATTCATTACGTAAACCTGGGTTACTTTCTTCGGCATTTACTTGTGCTTTTCCAGTAACCTCGAGTATATTTAACctgcaaaagaaaaaatctcCTTAAGGCATTTTAAAGGAATTCCATTCCAACCCGACTATGGTTTCTCTTATGAATTATAATCAAAATGAATATACaagtaaaatcttttaaataagaCATTCTGAAAGGCTATACTTAAGATGGTCACACAAAAGCTGCAACCAAGGCTTTTCCTTCAAATACTCTCCTAATATGGAGACTGCATCAATCACTGCATCAGTAACACAAGTACGTTAATGCACAGCAAAACTGTGATAGAAAAAGACCAGAGGTGCATTTCAAGTATTAAGAGAAGCATCTACATTAATATTTACTTTCAAGGGATAGGGGAGTGTTGTCAAGGATGATATTGGTGCTTCAATTATTGAAATACACAACTGCACATGAAGCATCAAAATAGACGTGTATTTTGCTCATGCACCAATCCAGAATGAGA is a window encoding:
- the LOC100778160 gene encoding probable nucleoredoxin 3 — protein: MAGLNFEATYTDNHDILKIFAAEGVEFLLSCEGKVPVSECNGKIICLFFTANWCRPCRAFIPRLVELYETLRKRGINLEIIFISFDRDEDGFKEHFKNMPWLAVPFDVSLHRRLIDRYRIDRIPSFVPLCSDGITIEEDLIGCIEDYGADAFPFTRKRHEELKAIDIRKREEANLEELLGHKGCHFLISGDDRKVPISELAGKTIGLYFGAYWSPPCCAFTVQLTDAYNNLKVEKGDCFEIVLISTDRDLEEFNVNKSSMPWLAVPYEDRTRHDLRRIFDVKGIPALVLIGPDGKVISVNGKLMVSSYGAEAFPFTESRIRDLEAALRKEGEALPQQVEDVKHEHVLKLDMAKAYVCDSCKKQGKFWTFSCDVCDYDLHPSCLEKVNKD